The window ggttgtttaatcCGTGTTATTTGTAAAACAGTCAACTTTGTATGTACGAGATCTTAAAATGTTAACCAAGttggtaaaattttatatataagtgTTCGTAGAAGATCCCAGTAGCTTAGTTGGTTAAGTTTTTGGTGATTTTATCATGGACCTGCTGTTGATTTCTGCCTTAAGAAGGGATGGGGAATTATGAGAATTGGGAGGTCTACCTTTGATCTGTAGCTCAACCTTTGGaccaaaaaagataaaaggagTTTTTACAATGTGAGGCTCACGTTTTATTGGTTAACCTTATCTTGAAGGTTTCAAAGATTCTGTGCAGATATGGTTATATTTAAGTTTTCGAGGACATCATCCAGAGTCATTGCTGgcttattaaaaaaagaaaaatcttaaaagttattttctcACCTTAGATATTTCTTTCGTTGTTGTcaaatctttttccttttttttttgggctaACTCACTAATGATGTCAAAATTGAACAGGGAGAAATATGGCTCCACCTACAAGAATAGGACTTGCTGGTTTGGCTGTTATGGGCCAAAATCTTGCACTTAACATTGCCGAGAAAGGCTTCCCCATTTCTGTTTATAACCGAACTACTTCTAAAGTTGATGAGACTGTTGAAAGAGCTAAACAGGAAGGAGATTTGCCTGTATTTGGTTTCCATGATCCTGAATCTTTTGTTCAGTCGATCCAAAAACCTCGAGTGATAATCATGCTTGTTAAGGCAGGGGCTCCCGTTGATCAAACCATTAAGACTCTCTCTAAGTACATGGAGAAAGGTGATTGTATCATAGATGGTGGCAACGAGTGGTATGAAAACACTGAGAGGCGGGCAAAAGCTATGGCTGAACTGGGTTTGTTATACCTTGGAATGGGAGTTTCAGGTGGTGAAGAAGGTGCACGAAATGGTCCCTCTTTGATGCCTGGAGGGTCATTTGAAGCTTACAAATACATCGAAGACATTCTTCTTAAGGTTGCAGCTCAAGTTCCAGATAGTGGCCCCTGTGTGACTTACATTGGCAAAGGAGGATCTGGTAATTTTGTCAAGATGGTTCATAATGGAATTGAATATGGTGATATGCAGCTGATTGCAGAGGCTTATGATGTGCTGAAATCTGTTGGAAAATTATCGAACAAAGAACTACACTGTGTTTTCTCAGAATGGAATAAGGGGGAGCTTTTGAGCTTCTTGATTGAAATCACTGCTGATATATTTGGAATTAAGGATGACAAGGGAGATGGTTATTTAGTTGATAAGGTTTTGGACAAAACTGGCATGAAGGGTACTGGTAAATGGACTGTACAGCAAGCAGCTGATTTGTCTGTTGCAGCTCCCACAATTGCAGCTTCTTTGGATTCAAGGTTCCTTAGTGGATTGAAGGAGGAAAGAGTTGAAGCTGCTAAAGTCTTCAAATCAGGAGGACTTGGTGATGTCTTGACTGAGCAAACTGTGGACAAGGCAAGATTAATTGATGATGTAAGGCAAGCTCTCTATGCATCCAAGATTTGCAGTTATGCTCAGGGCATGAATCTCATTCGTGAAAAAAGCATTGAGAAGGGTTGGGACTTGAAATTGGGGGAACTGGCTAGGATATGGAAGGGAGGTTGTATCATCCGAGCTATTTTTCTGGACAGAATCAAGAAGGCTTATGATAGAAACCCTGACCTTGCAAACCTTCTTGTTGATCCAGAGTTTGCAAAGGAAATCATTGACAGACAATCTGCTTGGAGAAGAGTTGTTTGCCTTGCTATAAACTCAGGTATTAGCACTCCTGGCATGTCATCCAGTCTTGCTTATTTTGACACCTATAGGAGGGAACGAGTACCAGCTAATATGGTTCAAGCTCAACGAGATTATTTTGGTGCCCATACTTATGAAAGGATTGATATGGAGGGTTCTTTCCACACTGAATGGTTCAAGATTGCCAAACAGCTAAAAAATTGAGTCTACTCCAGCTTGTACTCTTCAGGACTCCCAATAAGTATAATAACGTCTGCTCTGGCCTCTATGCTAGACAGAGCTACACCATGAttatttctttgaaatttatcTTAAACCTCATTTCTCGAATCCAGCTGCGAATTTAGACTGTCTTTCTGTGTTAGAGTGCTGCTGCTTTTAGTTTGTCTTTCGATGTGGGTATGAATCAAGTCTGTGGCCCCATTTTTGGCTTTAATGTGATATTTCACCCAATGTGAGTCACTGTTGGTAATCAGATGTCCGAACCTAAAGTTATAAGAGAAggttaatttttgtttttcttgattgacttttgttctgttttctttattgattTGTCTAATTTTACTGTCGGATATCAATGCATCCTTGGGTTAAGGCACAGGGTCATTACTTATGCAGAATATTGCATAGTTTCATTCTCGAACTCTCCAGCTATCAAATATCTTCtgaaacttaaaatcaaaagtttcAGTAAATGAAACAGTCAAACCATTCCATACTAAACTATTCGCATGGTGCAATGGGCATTTTGTCTCATCTAATCTTAGTATACCAGTTTACTTGCTGCAGACACCATTTTataaattagtcatattttattgtcatttttatttttagtatttaTCTAGGCATTGGTATGTGTCCGGTCCAACTTAAGGCTTAGTCTTTAAGAGCACTTTGGGCCTTATAGTTCAGTAAACAAAGGAAAGTCCAATGCTCAAGCCGTAAACAAGTTTATCAAAGATAATTAGGACTAAAAAGGATCAAAGCACAAACACAGCTAAAACAAGATTAAGACAAACTCAACGGAAGAACAatatggaaaaataaaaggaaacaaataattagagaaaaagaagaataaaaaacaaatgaacAGTGGCTAGCTTTGCATGGCAACAAAGCCATGTCCAGCTAGCCTTGCGCAACTATCAGTGCGCTCGGATACCCTGCCAAGCACGATATTCTCATGCTTGGTCGGGTGAATCAGCAAGGTGAGGTGGCTGTACGGCTCCACACCCCGCTCCTCTCTACCATGAGGCAGAGCCAATCGTGGGTGTAAAAGCCCATGATCTCCAAAACAAAAAGGGCATTTTGGAGAAGCTGAAAccctagaaaaaaaaaattaagaaaccctaacaaaaaaaaacctaagTTTTTACGTACCAACCAATATATATCCAAAATacattaaataaacaaaaaaaaacgaaaaggaaaaagaaaaaaataaagaaagaaagaaacaaataagAAGTAATNNNNNNNNNNNNNNNNNNNNNNNNNNNNNNNNNNNNNNNNNNNNNNNNNNNNNNNNNNNNNNNNNNNNNNNNNNNNNNNNNNNNNNNNNNNNNNNNNNNNNNNNNNNNNNNNNNNNNNNNNNNNNNNNNNNNNNNNNNNNNNNNNNNNNNNNNNNNNNNNNNNNNNNNNNNNNNNNNNNNNNNNNNNNNNNNNNNNNNNNNNNNNNNNNNNNNNNNNNNNNNNNNNNNNNNNNNNNNNNNNNNNNNNNNNNNNNNNNNNNNNNNNNNNNNNNNNNNNNNNNNNNNNNNNNNNNNNNNNNNNNNNNNNNNNNNNNNNNNNNNNNNNNNNNNNNNNNNNNNNNNNNNNNNNNNNNNNNNNNNNNNNNNNNNNNNNNNNNNNNNNNNNNNNNNNNNNNNNNNNNNNNNNNNNNNNNNNNNNNNNNNNNNNNNNNNNNNNNNNNNNNNNNNNNNNNNNNNNNNNNNNNNNNNNNNNNNNNNNNNNNNNNNNNNNNNNNNNNNNNNNNNNNNNNNNNNNNNNNNNNNNNNNNNNNNNNNNNNNNNNNNNNNNNNNNNNNNNNNNNNNNNNNNNNNNNNNNNNNNNNNNNNNNNNNNNNNNNNNNNNNNNNNNNNNNNNNNNNNNNNNNNNNNNNNNNNNNNNNNNNNNNNNNNNNNNNNNNNNNNNNNNNNNNNNNNNNNNNNNNNNNNNNNNNNNNNNNNNNNNNNNNNNNNNNNNNNNNNNNNNNNNNNNNNNNNNNNNNNNNNNNNNNNNNNNNNNNNNNNNNNNNNNNNNNNNNNNNNNNNNNNNNNNNNNNNNNNNNNNNNNNNNNNNNNNNNNNNNNNNNNNNNNNNNNNNNNNNNNNNNNNNNNNNNNNNNNNNNNNNNNNNNNNNNNNNNNNNNNNNNNNNNNNNNNNNNNNNNNNNNNNNNNNNNNNNNNNNNNNNNNNNNNNNNNNNNNNNNNNNNNNNNNNNNNNNNNNNNNNNNNNNNNNNNNNNNNNNNNNNNNNNNNNNNNNNNNNNNNNNNNNNNNNNNNNNNNNNNNNNNNNNNNNNNNNNNNNNNNNNNNNNNNNNNNNNNNNNNNNNNNNNNNNNNNNNNNNNNNNNNNNNNNNNNNNNNNNNNNNNNNNNNNNNNNNNNNNNNNNNNNNNNNNNNNNNNNNNNNNNNNNNNNNNNNNNNNNNNNNNNNNNNNNNNNNNNNNNNNNNNNNNNNNNNNNNNNNNNNNNNNNNNNNNNNNNNNNNNNNNNNNNNNNNNNNNNNNNNNNNNNNNNNNNNNNNNNNNNNNNNNNNNNNNNNNNNNNNNNNNNNNNNNNNNNNNNNNNNNNNNNNNNNNNNNNNNNNNNNNNNNNNNNNNNNNNNNNNNNNNNNNNNNNNNNNNNNNNNNNNNNNNNNNNNNNNNNNNNNNNNNNNNNNNNNNNNNNNNNNNNNNNNNNNNNNNNNNNNNNNNNNNNNNNNNNNNNNNNNNNNNNNNNNNNNNNNNNNNNNNNNNNNNNNNNNNNNNNNNNNNNNNNNNNNNNNNNNNNNNNNNNNNNNNNNNNNNNNNNNNNNNNNNNNNNNNNNNNNNNNNNNNNNNNNNNNNNNNNNNNNNNNNNNNNNNNNNNNNNNNNNNNNNNNNNNNNNNNNNNNNNNNNNNNNNNNNNNNNNNNNNNNNNNNNNNNNNNNNNNNNNNNNNNNNNNNNNNNNNNNNNNNNNNNNNNNNNNNNNNNNNNNNNNNNNNNNNNNNNNNNNNNNNNNNNNNNNNNNNNNNNNNNNNNNNNNNNNNNNNNNNNNNNNNNNNNNNNNNNNNNNNNNNNNNNNNNNNNNNNNNNNNNNNNNNNNNNNNNNNNNNNNNNNNNNNNNNNNNNNNNNNNNNNNNNNNNNNNNNNNNNNNNNNNNNNNNNNNNNNNNNNNNNNNNNNNNNNNNNNNNNNNNNNNNNNNNNNNNNNNNNNNNNNNNNNNNNNNNNNNNNNNNNNNNNNNNNNNNNNNNNNNNNNNNNNNNNNNNNNNNNNNNNNNNNNNNNNNNNNNNNNNNNNNNNNNNNNNNNNNNNNNNNNNNNNNNNNNNNNNNNNNNNNNNNNNNNNNNNNNNNNNNNNNNNNNNNNNNNNNNNNNNNNNNNNNNNNNNNNNNNNNNNNNNNNNNNNNNNNNNNNNNNNNNNNNNNNNNNNNNNNNNNNNNNNNNNNNNNNNNNNNNNNNNNNNNNNNNNNNNNNNNNNNNNNNNNNNNNNNNNNNNNNNNNNNNNNNNNNNNNNNNNNNNNNNNNNNNNNNNNNNNNNNNNNNNNNNNNNNNNNNNNNNNNNNNNNNNNNNNNNNNNNNNNNNNNNNNNNNNNNNNNNNNNNNNNNNNNNNNNNNNNNNNNNNNNNNNNNNNNNNNNNNNNNNNNNNNNNNNNNNNNNNNNNNNNNNNNNNNNNNNNNNNNNNNNNNNNNNNNNNNNNNNNNNNNNNNNNNNNNNNNNNNNNNNNNNNNNNNNNNNNNNNNNNNNNNNNNNNNNNNNNNNNNNNNNNNNNNNNNNNNNNNNNNNNNNNNNNNNNNNNNNNNNNNNNNNNNNNNNNNNNNNNNNNNNNNNNNNNNNNNNNNNNNNNNNNNNNNNNNNNNNNNNNNNNNNNNNNNNNNNNNNNNNNNNNNNNNNNNNNNNNNNNNNNNNNNNNNNNNNNNNNNNNNNNNNNNNNNNNNNNNNNNNNNNNNNNNNNNNNNNNNNNNNNNNNNNNNNNNNNNNNNNNNNNNNNNNNNNNNNNNNNNNNNNNNNNNNNNNNNNNNNNNNNNNNNNNNNNNNNNNNNNNNNNNNNNNNNNNNNNNNNNNNNNNNNNNNNNNNNNNNNNNNNNNNNNNNNNNNNNNNNNNNNNNNNNNNNNNNNNNNNNNNNNNNNNNNNNNNNNNNNNNNNNNNNNNNNNNNNNNNNNNNNNNNNNNNNNNNNNNNNNNNNNNNNNNNNNNNNNNNNNNNNNNNNNNNNNNNNNNNNNNNNNNNNNNNNNNNNNNNNNNNNNNNNNNNNNNNNNNNNNNNNNNNNNNNNNNNNNNNNNNNNNNNNNNNNNNNNNNNNNNNNNNNNNNNNNNNNNNNNNNNNNNNNNNNNNNNNNNNNNNNNNNNNNNNNNNNNNNNNNNNNNNNNNNNNNNNNNNNNNNNNNNNNNNNNNNNNNNNNNNNNNNNNNNNNNNNNNNNNNNNNNNNNNNNNNNNNNNNNNNNNNNNNNNNNNNNNNNNNNNNNNNNNNNNNNNNNNNNNNNNNNNNNNNNNNNNNNNNNNNNNNNNNNNNNNNNNNNNNNNNNNNNNNNNNNNNNNNNNNNNNNNNNNNNNNNNNNNNNNNNNNNNNNNNNNNNNNNNNNNNNNNNNNNNNNNNNNNNNNNNNNNNNNNNNNNNNNNNNNNNNNNNNNNNNNNNNNNNNNNNNNNNNNNNNNNNNNNNNNNNNNNNNNNNNNNNNttttgctctgaaaattcccattatttttctaggctcataattcatcattattcatcataattcctcaaataaacatcaagatcattaGCCAATattccctagaaaattcagccaataatgGGTTTCCATGGGagaaattatttctctagcttattttttgctatatttcaatataacctaactaaaaacacttaattcaattaaaatcaaccaaaaatcaagttcaaaactcatccatggaggtttcgccagcatgggtgtccatacccactttctaattttccatggaaatgagaaaaaaatgcctgggtagtgaaaatcacaaggaaaatcaatgaaaattatctttttaatgcttgatttctttgatttctcttgattttccaaaaattttcaggtagagttcttatttcttttcccccttttctctcctggttttggacggcttgaagaagatgagagttctggaaattttgacctttttaaagcctaaaataatataaatattattttttttttgttttattatttcttaaattctagccatccatttgtttccaattttcaccatacacttgtcccacatatccatagctttagataaaattctcagacttatacaaagtctcggtggagtaatttttaaatttacattttaccccgtaaaagttaaaaattatatttttatcccaaaaactgaaaattgcccatagacatattttcatcccatttttttttttttctttttttttttttttttttttttttaaaattttttattttaataaactcataccattctccaatttgacaaatttgatctaaattctctcaaaatctcaaattttgtcagtgggtggaaaaattacgattttgccctacactccagaaatcaccggaattaaactttttcactaccaaaccctcaaattaaactccaataagtttaatataatcaatcttaatcaaacgggattaaaaattttcatattcgTCCTCATGtggcaaattaccattttgcccctagaatACTTAAAGTTCGGATTAACTCCATATCGGacctcaaactctgaatcttcattttaaatcaaccaatgggttttagttttctcaaattcatcctcgattctctgtttaaactagttcaagaCTTATTTGACTAAACCGTACCATTAGGAGTAATATAgtcatttaacttgtttttcggggcaa is drawn from Theobroma cacao cultivar B97-61/B2 chromosome 4, Criollo_cocoa_genome_V2, whole genome shotgun sequence and contains these coding sequences:
- the LOC18601816 gene encoding 6-phosphogluconate dehydrogenase, decarboxylating 1, whose amino-acid sequence is MAPPTRIGLAGLAVMGQNLALNIAEKGFPISVYNRTTSKVDETVERAKQEGDLPVFGFHDPESFVQSIQKPRVIIMLVKAGAPVDQTIKTLSKYMEKGDCIIDGGNEWYENTERRAKAMAELGLLYLGMGVSGGEEGARNGPSLMPGGSFEAYKYIEDILLKVAAQVPDSGPCVTYIGKGGSGNFVKMVHNGIEYGDMQLIAEAYDVLKSVGKLSNKELHCVFSEWNKGELLSFLIEITADIFGIKDDKGDGYLVDKVLDKTGMKGTGKWTVQQAADLSVAAPTIAASLDSRFLSGLKEERVEAAKVFKSGGLGDVLTEQTVDKARLIDDVRQALYASKICSYAQGMNLIREKSIEKGWDLKLGELARIWKGGCIIRAIFLDRIKKAYDRNPDLANLLVDPEFAKEIIDRQSAWRRVVCLAINSGISTPGMSSSLAYFDTYRRERVPANMVQAQRDYFGAHTYERIDMEGSFHTEWFKIAKQLKN